One Phoenix dactylifera cultivar Barhee BC4 chromosome 8, palm_55x_up_171113_PBpolish2nd_filt_p, whole genome shotgun sequence genomic window carries:
- the LOC103708612 gene encoding nuclear exosome regulator NRDE2 → METEAEKNGGRTTDEGGRGEDPQPNPPTPSLFPLFPLSSNPSPPPPSSSTASQWLSNPSFTFDISSLPGSGGAGPVASLPQDSDSEDEAAAAEAAPPARPPTYDLVASSPSASSSEEDRRSKRKEGRRKKKRRRREREGLDDGASRKSGVRAWVGSDTKPAKDYYFDLRGDRDNLAFGSLYRMDVARYKLQNRIGFSGINVQLFYHWKPPNSCVDVDGDLDVLDSKLRAGGRYYSVKYTALERNKGFKHAKIVEKMSSMIPGEFIPLAELHSSPENGKNVSITKGEVEESWEDELIQRTREFNKMSREFPHDEKVWLAFAEFQDKIASTQPQKAARLQTLEKKISILEKAVELNPDNEELLLCLLKSYQGRDSTDTLIGKWEKILMQHSDSCKLWKEFLLLCQGEFSRFKVSEIRKIFAHAIQAISSACSKLCRQGSQTDSLQSVDSSLAELELGLVDIFAGLCRFEWQTGHQELATGLFQAEIEYSLFCPSLHLGSQSKQRLFEHFWNSGGARIGEDGALGWSSWLEKEELSRKNDFTELISQETEEGGWTGWFDPSSKKTGTSNEPENSMVTSLGDEKIEENPETEDTPLEDDIETLLKKLGINVDAELDSEVKDAKTWNRWSEEELSRDHEQWMPVCEHSGDDGKSRYPPDDNPDKDGNEQLSRVILFEDVNEYLFSLSSEEARFLLVCQFIDFYGGNISQWTCTNRPSWTEKILSLETVPDSILENLRVVFGLVNKTEASVKLEHLLCHTSDLSRQTNMMKFLRNSILLFLNVFPRNHQLEEAVLSAEELFMSKESSSTFSVNPSRTLAKSLLKRDRQDLLLCGVYARSEASYGNIDLARKIFDMALASIDGLPMDLWENVPLLYFWYAEMEVATSTSCNNSKLSLQRAVHILSCLGGNMKYTPFKCQTLGLQLLRARQGFKEQIKSLRSAWARGDVKEHSVAYICSASLFEALTTGWSAGIEVIEQAFAMALPERRSRSLQLESLWVHYIGVLQKHVKQLRFSRVWEAIAQGLQIYPYNPKPYIAMIEASYLYTVPNKVRIMFDECSQRNPSVILWLFALSFELGKAGSQHRIHGLFERALANVKLQKSVLIWRCYLAYEADIARNPSAARRIFFRAIHACPWSKRLWLDGFQKLSSVLTAKELSDLQEVMRDKELHLRTDIYEILLEDGTEI, encoded by the exons ATGGAGACCGAAGCCGAGAAGAATGGCGGAAGAACAACCGACGAAGGAGGCCGAGGAGAAGACCCCCAGCCAAATCCCCCAACCCCCTCCTTGttccctctcttccccctctCCTCAAACCCATCTCCGCCTCCCCCGAGCTCCTCCACCGCCTCCCAGTGGCTCTCCAACCCCAGCTTCACCTTCGACATCTCCTCCCTGCCGGGATCCGGCGGCGCCGGCCCCGTCGCCTCCTTGCCGCAGGACTCCGACTCCGAGGACGAGGCTGCCGCAGCCGAGGCGGCCCCTCCGGCGCGGCCGCCGACGTACGATCTGGTGGCCTCCTCGCCCTCGGCGTCCTCGTCGGAAGAGGATCGCCGGTCGAAGCGCAAGGAGggtaggaggaagaagaagaggaggaggagggagagggaggggctgGATGACGGCGCTTCGAGGAAGTCGGGGGTTCGAGCCTGGGTTGGGTCTGACACCAAGCCCGCCAAGGATTACTACTTCGATCTTCGTGGGGATAGGGATAATTTGGCCTTCGGGAGCCTCTATAG AATGGATGTTGCACGGTACAAACTCCAGAATAGGATAGGATTTTCTGGGATTAATGTGCAATTGTTTTATCATTGGAAACCTCCAAACTCATGTGTGGATGTGGATGGAGATCTTGATGTACTGGACAGTAAATTGAGAGCAGGAGGCCGATATTATTCAGTGAAATATACTGCCTTGGAACGAAACAAGGGTTTCAAGCATGCGAAAATTGTTGAGAAGATGTCTTCAATGATTCCTGGAGAATTTATCCCTCTAGCAGAGCTGCACTCTTCTCCTGAAAATGGTAAAAATGTTTCAATAACAAAGGGAGAGGTTGAGGAATCTTGGGAAGATGAATTAATCCAAAGAACGAGAGAGTTTAACAAAATGTCCAGGGAATTTCCTCATGATGAAAAAGTTTGGTTAGCCTTTGCTGAATTTCAG GATAAAATTGCAAGTACTCAACCTCAAAAAGCAGCTCGCTTGCAGACACTTGAGAAGAAGATTAGTATATTAGAGAAGGCTGTGGAGCTTAATCCAGATAATGAGGAACTGTTGCTTTGTCTTCTGAAGTCTTACCAGGGAAGAGATAGCACTGATACTCTTATAGGAAAGTGGGAGAAAATACTCATGCAACACTCTGATAGTTGTAAGCTGTGGAAAGAGTTTTTACTTCTCTGCCAAGGAGAGTTTTCCCGGTTCAAGGTTTCTGAAATCAGGAAAATCTTTGCTCATGCCATCCAGGCTATATCTTCAGCTTGCAGCAAGCTCTGTAGGCAG GGTAGTCAAACTGATAGCCTGCAATCAGTGGATTCATCGTTGGCTGAACTAGAACTTGGTCTGGTTGATATATTTGCAGGCCTTTGCAGGTTTGAGTGGCAAACTGGCCACCAAGAATTAGCAACTGGATTGTTTCAAGCTGAAATAGAGTACAGTTTATTTTGCCCATCTTTGCATCTTGGCTCACAAAGTAAACAAAGACTCTTTGAACACTTCTGGAATAGTGGTGGTGCCAGAATTGGAGAGGATGGAGCACTTGGCTGGTCCTCGTGGCTGGAAAAAGAGGAACTATCCAGGAAGAATGATTTTACAGAACTAATATCTCAAGAAACTGAAGAAGGTGGCTGGACTGGTTGGTTTGACCCTTCATCAAAAAAGACTGGAACAAGTAATGAGCCGGAAAATTCAATGGTGACTTCTCTGGGTGATGAAAAGATCGAGGAGAACCCTGAGACCGAAGACACTCCACTGGAAGATGATATAGAAACATTACTAAAGAAGCTTGGAATCAACGTAGATGCTGAGCTTGATAGTGAGGTTAAAGATGCAAAGACTTGGAATAGATGGTCTGAGGAGGAGCTATCAAGGGACCATGAGCAATGGATGCCTGTTTGCGAACATTCTG GTGATGATGGAAAATCAAGATACCCTCCTGATGATAATCCAGACAAAGATGGCAATGAACAACTTTCAAGGGTCATCTTGTTTGAAGATGTAAACGAGTACCTTTTTTCTTTGTCTTCAGAGGAGGCTCGTTTCTTATTGGTGTGCCAGTTCATTGATTTCTATGGTGGCAATATTTCTCAATG GACATGTACAAACAGACCCAGTTGGACTGAAAAGATTCTTAGCTTAGAGACTGTACCAGATTCTATTTTAGAAAATCTGAGAGTTGTATTTGGCCTAGTGAATAAGACTGAAGCTTCTGTTAAATTGGAGCATCTTTTGTGCCACACAAGTGATTTATCAAGACAAACTAACATGATGAAGTTCCTTCGAAACTCAATTCTGCTTTTTCTTAATGTTTTTCCACGTAATCATCAGTTGGAAGAAGCTGTTCTCAGTGCTGAAGAATTGTTTATGTCTAAAGAAAGTTCTTCAACATTTTCTGTCAATCCATCACGAACTTTAGCCAAAAGCCTATTAAAAAGAGATCGACAG GACCTGTTACTTTGTGGTGTATATGCACGAAGTGAGGCCTCTTATGGGAATATTGATCTTGCAAGGAAGATATTTGATATGGCATTAGCATCTATTGATGGACTTCCAATG GACCTTTGGGAAAATGTCCCCCTTCTGTACTTCTGGTATGCTGAAATGGAAGTGGCAAcatctacttcatgcaacaatTCTAAGTTGTCCTTGCAACGTGCTGTTCACATTTTATCCTGCTTAGGTGGTAACATGAAGTACACGCCTTTTAAGTGTCAAACATTGGGTCTGCAACTCTTAAGGGCACGTCAAGGGTTCAAAGAACAGATTAAAAGCTTGCGATCTGCATGGGCCCGTGGCGATGTAAAGGAACATTCTGTTGCTTACATTTGTTCAGCTTCTTTGTTTGAGGCCTTGACTACGGGTTGGTCTGCTGGTATTGAAGTTATAGAGCAGGCCTTTGCAATGGCACTTCCAG AAAGAAGAAGCAGGAGCTTGCAACTTGAATCCTTGTGGGTCCATTACATTGGTGTGCTCCAGAAACATGTTAAGCAGTTGAGGTTCTCAAGGGTGTGGGAGGCTATAGCACAAGGGCTTCAAATATATCCTTACAACCCAAAACCTTATATTGCCATGATAGAAGCAAGCTATCTTTATACCGTGCCAAACAAAGTTCGTATTATGTTTGATGAATGTAGTCAGAG GAACCCATCTGTAATTTTGTGGCTCTTTGCATTGTCATTTGAATTGGGCAAAGCTGGCTCTCAGCATAGAATTCATGGACTTTTTGAGAGAGCGTTGGCGAATGTTAAATTGCAGAAATCGGTATTAATATGGCGCTGCTACCTTGCATATGAGGCAGATATTGCACGTAATCCTTCTGCAGCAAGACGGATTTTCTTTAGAGCCATTCATGCCTGCCCGTG GTCGAAAAGGTTATGGCTTGATGGATTCCAAAAATTAAGCTCTGTTTTGACTGCGAAGGAGCTGTCTGATCTCCAGGAAGTCATGCGTGACAAAGAATTGCACCTGAGGACTGATATCTATGAGATCCTCTTGGAGGATGGGACAGAGATATGA